A genomic region of Halomonas aestuarii contains the following coding sequences:
- the arcC gene encoding carbamate kinase produces MLVVAALGGNALLKRGEPLTAAAQRGNVQVAVRALAEIVRAGHQLVITHGNGPQVGLLALQGAAYRPDEAYPLDVLGAETEGMIGYMIEQELENALDHDRPVATLLTQVVVDPEDPAFGHPTKFVGPVYERDEAERRASAAGWHIARDGDKWRRVVPSPTPLEIPDLRVLQLLLAQGVVVVCTGGGGIPVLRREDGSMIGVEAVIDKDAASALLARQLGADALLLLTDVEAVYRDYGTDTATPVHALTVAEAREMALPAGSMGPKLVAACDFAENGGISGIGRLVDALAILEGTAGTRVSADA; encoded by the coding sequence ATGCTGGTGGTGGCGGCACTGGGCGGCAACGCCCTCCTCAAGCGCGGCGAGCCCCTGACGGCCGCGGCACAACGCGGTAACGTGCAGGTGGCGGTCCGTGCGCTGGCCGAGATCGTGCGGGCCGGGCACCAGCTGGTGATCACCCACGGCAACGGCCCCCAGGTGGGCCTGCTGGCGCTTCAGGGCGCGGCCTATCGGCCGGACGAGGCCTACCCGCTGGACGTGCTGGGCGCCGAGACCGAGGGCATGATCGGCTACATGATCGAACAGGAACTGGAAAACGCGCTCGACCACGATCGCCCGGTGGCCACCCTGCTGACCCAGGTGGTGGTGGATCCCGAGGACCCGGCCTTCGGCCATCCCACCAAGTTCGTCGGGCCGGTCTACGAGCGCGACGAGGCCGAGCGTCGCGCGTCGGCGGCCGGCTGGCACATCGCCCGGGACGGCGACAAGTGGCGCCGGGTCGTGCCCTCGCCGACGCCGCTGGAGATCCCGGACCTGCGGGTACTGCAGCTGCTGCTCGCCCAGGGGGTGGTGGTGGTCTGCACCGGGGGCGGCGGGATCCCGGTCCTGCGCCGGGAGGATGGCAGCATGATCGGCGTGGAGGCGGTGATCGACAAGGATGCCGCCAGCGCGCTGCTGGCGCGCCAGCTGGGCGCCGACGCCCTGCTGCTGCTGACCGATGTGGAGGCGGTGTACCGGGATTACGGCACGGATACCGCGACCCCGGTTCATGCCCTGACGGTGGCCGAGGCCCGGGAGATGGCCCTGCCGGCCGGTTCCATGGGGCCCAAGCTGGTGGCCGCCTGCGACTTTGCGGAGAATGGGGGCATCAGCGGCATCGGCCGGCTGGTCGATGCCCTTGCCATACTGGAGGGAACGGCAGGCACGCGGGTGTCGGCCGACGCATAG
- the argF gene encoding ornithine carbamoyltransferase — translation MAFNLKNRHFLTLREFTPQEIDFLLKLSADLKAAKYAGTEVPTLNGKDIALIFEKDSTRTRVGFEVAAYDQGARVTYLGPTGNHLGHKESVKDTARVLGRVYDAIEYRGFGQAIVEELAAHAGVPVYNGLTNEFHPTQILADLLTMQEHVEKPLREVSFVFVGDAANNMGDSLLIGGAKMGMDVRLCAPRACWTSPAVQEEARALAAETGARIMITDDIDEAVAGVDVVYTDVWVSMGEPKEKWAERIKLLMPYQVNADLMARTGNPRVRFMHCLPAFHNTETTVGKEMQDTFGIDSMEVTEEVFESPASIVFDQAENRLHTIKAVLVATLGG, via the coding sequence ATGGCATTCAATCTCAAGAACCGGCACTTCCTGACGCTGCGTGAGTTCACCCCGCAGGAGATCGACTTCCTGCTGAAGCTTTCCGCTGACCTCAAGGCCGCCAAGTACGCCGGCACCGAGGTGCCGACGCTCAACGGCAAGGACATCGCGCTGATCTTCGAGAAGGACTCCACCCGCACCCGGGTCGGCTTCGAGGTGGCGGCCTACGACCAGGGCGCCCGCGTCACCTACCTCGGCCCCACCGGCAACCACCTCGGCCACAAGGAGTCGGTGAAGGACACCGCCCGGGTCCTGGGCCGGGTCTACGATGCCATCGAGTACCGAGGCTTCGGGCAGGCCATCGTGGAGGAGCTGGCCGCCCATGCCGGAGTGCCGGTCTACAACGGCCTGACCAACGAGTTCCACCCCACCCAGATCCTCGCGGACCTGCTGACCATGCAGGAGCACGTGGAGAAGCCGCTGCGCGAGGTGTCCTTCGTGTTCGTCGGCGATGCCGCCAACAACATGGGGGACAGCCTGCTGATCGGCGGGGCCAAGATGGGCATGGACGTGCGGCTGTGCGCCCCCCGGGCCTGCTGGACATCCCCGGCCGTCCAGGAGGAGGCCAGGGCGCTCGCGGCAGAGACCGGGGCCAGGATCATGATCACCGACGACATCGACGAGGCCGTGGCCGGGGTCGATGTCGTCTACACCGATGTCTGGGTCTCCATGGGCGAGCCCAAGGAGAAGTGGGCCGAGCGCATCAAGCTGCTGATGCCCTACCAGGTGAACGCCGACCTGATGGCCAGGACCGGCAATCCCCGGGTACGCTTCATGCACTGCCTGCCGGCGTTTCACAACACCGAGACCACGGTGGGCAAGGAGATGCAGGACACCTTCGGGATCGATTCCATGGAGGTGACCGAGGAGGTGTTCGAGAGCCCCGCCTCCATCGTCTTCGACCAGGCCGAGAACCGGCTGCACACCATCAAGGCGGTGCTCGTCGCGACCCTGGGAGGCTGA
- a CDS encoding arginine deiminase, giving the protein MSDATLGVYSETGTLRQVIVCRPGLAHRRLTPSNCDALLFDDVFWVKQAQKDHDVFAGVMRGRGVEVLDVNELLAETLDIGEARTWVLDHRITWNHIGVGMVSDLRAWMDELPSRTLAEFLIGGLEVGDLPFDPVGLFGNHLGHFGFVLPPLPNFLFTRDNSAWIHGGVTLNPMFWSARRPETLLMAAIYAFHPAFAGRVKVHWGDPLADHGLATLEGGDVMPVGHGTVLVGMGERSSPQAIGQLAKALFEEGSVHRVIACQLPRTRSAMHLDTVFTFCGGNVVTAFKEVADAVVCYDLRPGEGGKTLAFRQDPRHLFDLVAETLGYPTLEVVPTGGDTPEEREREQWNDGNNVLALSPGVVVGYDRNDDTNAALEAAGIEVLAIPGAELGRGRGGGRCMSCPTRRDPI; this is encoded by the coding sequence ATGTCTGACGCGACCCTTGGCGTGTATTCCGAGACCGGCACCCTGCGCCAGGTGATCGTCTGTCGCCCGGGCCTGGCCCATCGGCGGCTGACGCCCTCCAACTGTGATGCGCTGCTCTTCGACGACGTCTTCTGGGTCAAGCAGGCCCAGAAGGATCATGACGTCTTCGCCGGCGTGATGCGGGGCAGGGGCGTGGAGGTCCTCGACGTCAACGAGCTGCTGGCCGAGACCCTCGATATCGGAGAAGCCCGCACCTGGGTGCTGGACCACCGCATCACCTGGAACCACATCGGGGTGGGCATGGTGTCGGACCTGCGTGCCTGGATGGATGAACTGCCGAGCAGGACCCTGGCCGAGTTCCTGATCGGCGGCCTGGAGGTGGGAGACCTGCCCTTCGATCCGGTGGGGCTCTTCGGCAACCATCTCGGCCACTTTGGCTTCGTGCTGCCGCCCCTTCCCAACTTCCTGTTCACCCGCGACAACAGTGCCTGGATCCACGGTGGTGTCACCCTCAACCCGATGTTCTGGAGCGCACGCAGGCCGGAGACCCTGCTGATGGCCGCCATCTATGCCTTCCATCCGGCCTTCGCGGGCCGGGTGAAGGTCCACTGGGGAGACCCCCTGGCGGACCACGGCCTCGCCACCCTCGAGGGCGGGGATGTCATGCCGGTGGGGCACGGCACGGTGCTGGTGGGCATGGGCGAGCGTTCCTCGCCCCAGGCCATCGGCCAGCTGGCGAAGGCGCTGTTCGAGGAGGGCAGCGTGCACCGGGTGATCGCCTGCCAGCTCCCCAGGACCCGCTCGGCCATGCACCTGGACACGGTCTTCACCTTCTGTGGCGGCAACGTGGTGACCGCCTTCAAGGAGGTCGCGGATGCGGTGGTCTGCTACGACCTGCGTCCCGGTGAGGGGGGCAAGACTCTGGCCTTCCGTCAGGACCCGCGCCACCTCTTCGACCTGGTCGCGGAAACCCTCGGTTACCCGACGCTCGAGGTGGTGCCCACCGGTGGCGATACCCCGGAGGAGCGCGAGCGCGAGCAGTGGAACGACGGCAACAACGTGCTGGCGCTGAGCCCCGGTGTCGTCGTGGGCTATGACCGCAACGATGACACCAATGCGGCACTGGAGGCGGCGGGCATCGAGGTGCTGGCCATTCCCGGTGCCGAGCTGGGCCGGGGGCGCGGCGGCGGCCGCTGCATGAGCTGCCCTACCCGCCGTGATCCGATCTGA
- a CDS encoding YfcC family protein has product MTKDDQPPPDVERDLASRFPTAYTILFGLIILVASLTWIIPAGQYDRVMNEEVGRELAVPGTYQTVESNPQGFVEVMLAPTAGFYDPDSYAANAIDVALFVLFLGGFLGVMNATGAIDTGIRSAMRHLKGHEIWMIPILMTLFALGGTTYGMAEETLAFYAILIPVILAAGYDVVTGVAIILIGAGIGVLGSTINPFATGIAANAANIPFTDGIVLRFILLIGGLLICIAYVMRYAARIKTDPSSSVVAHQWDAHRKLFLKSHSATLDTTQMIVLSIFALTFAVMIWGVSTQGWWMARMGALFFGAAILIGLIARLGEKKLTSSFVDGAQDLLGVALVVGLARGIVVIMEQGMIADTILHSAEALLGDLPKLAFINLMFWIEVGMSFFVPSSSGLAVLSMPILAPLADFANVGRDLVVTAYQSANGLVNLINPTFAVVVGGLAIGRISYDRWLAFIWPLLLMLTVFISVVISIGTLL; this is encoded by the coding sequence ATGACCAAGGACGACCAGCCACCCCCCGACGTGGAACGTGACCTCGCCTCGCGATTCCCCACCGCCTACACCATTCTTTTCGGCCTGATCATTCTTGTCGCTTCCCTGACCTGGATCATCCCGGCCGGACAATACGACCGGGTCATGAACGAGGAGGTCGGGCGCGAGCTAGCCGTGCCCGGCACCTACCAGACGGTGGAGTCCAACCCGCAGGGATTCGTCGAGGTCATGCTGGCGCCCACCGCCGGCTTCTACGACCCGGACAGCTATGCCGCCAACGCCATCGATGTGGCGCTGTTCGTGCTGTTCCTCGGGGGGTTTCTGGGGGTCATGAACGCCACCGGGGCCATCGACACCGGCATTCGCAGTGCCATGCGCCACCTGAAGGGCCATGAGATCTGGATGATTCCCATCCTGATGACGCTGTTTGCCCTGGGGGGAACGACCTATGGCATGGCGGAGGAAACCCTCGCCTTCTACGCCATCCTGATCCCGGTGATACTGGCGGCCGGGTACGATGTCGTCACCGGCGTGGCCATCATCCTGATTGGCGCCGGCATCGGGGTGCTCGGGTCCACCATCAACCCCTTTGCCACGGGCATTGCGGCCAACGCGGCAAACATCCCGTTCACCGATGGCATCGTGCTGCGCTTCATCCTGCTGATTGGCGGCCTGCTGATCTGCATCGCCTATGTGATGCGCTATGCCGCGCGCATCAAGACCGATCCGTCTAGCTCCGTGGTGGCTCACCAGTGGGATGCACACCGGAAACTGTTCCTGAAATCGCACAGCGCCACGCTCGATACCACCCAGATGATTGTTCTTTCGATCTTTGCCCTGACCTTTGCGGTCATGATCTGGGGCGTCTCCACCCAGGGCTGGTGGATGGCGCGCATGGGGGCCCTGTTCTTCGGCGCGGCCATCCTGATCGGCCTCATCGCCCGGCTGGGTGAGAAGAAGCTGACCAGCAGCTTCGTCGACGGTGCCCAAGACCTGCTGGGCGTGGCCCTGGTCGTCGGCCTGGCAAGGGGCATCGTGGTGATCATGGAGCAGGGCATGATCGCCGACACCATCCTGCACAGCGCCGAGGCCCTGCTGGGGGATCTGCCGAAGCTGGCCTTCATCAACCTGATGTTCTGGATAGAAGTGGGCATGAGCTTCTTCGTGCCCTCGTCCTCCGGCCTGGCCGTGCTCTCCATGCCGATCCTCGCGCCGCTGGCAGACTTCGCGAATGTCGGACGGGACCTGGTGGTGACCGCCTACCAGTCCGCCAATGGCCTGGTGAACCTGATCAACCCCACCTTCGCGGTGGTGGTCGGGGGCCTTGCCATCGGTCGCATCTCCTACGACCGCTGGCTCGCCTTCATCTGGCCGCTGCTGCTGATGCTGACGGTTTTCATCAGCGTGGTCATCAGTATCGGCACGCTGCTGTGA
- the ilvD gene encoding dihydroxy-acid dehydratase: MSDTPEDPRRRHSAEVVDGVGKSASRAMLRAVGFTDDDFRKPQVGIASTWSNLTPCNSHIDELARRASDGADAAGGKGVIFNTITISDGIANGTEGMKYSLVSREVIADSIETVAGCEGFDGLVAIGGCDKNMPGCLMGLARLDRPSVFVYGGTILPGEGHTDIVSVFEAMGAYSRGDLDLIEVKQIEETAIPGPGSCGGMYTANTMASAIEALGMSLPGSSAQNAISREKSDDCHAAGEAVLALLEHDIKPSDIMTRQAFENAITVVIALGGSTNAVLHLVAMASTIGVELSLEDFTTIGKRVPVVADLRPSGHYMMSELVAIGGIQPLMKTLLDAGLLHGDCLTVTGRTLAENLADVAPYPDDQRIIAPLDQPVKAESHLRILFGNLAPEGAVAKITGKEGTRFAGSARVFGSEEEAQARINDGTVVAGDVVVIRYEGPKGGPGMREMLTPTSAIMGRGLGSEVALITDGRFSGGSHGFVVGHVTPEAFDGGPLALLEDGDLITIDAEADTIDVDLPDEELIRRRAAWHQPEPRYARGVLSKYARTVSSASTGAVTDLPE, translated from the coding sequence ATGTCCGATACGCCCGAGGATCCCCGTCGCCGCCATTCCGCCGAGGTGGTAGACGGGGTCGGCAAGTCCGCCAGCCGCGCGATGCTCCGGGCGGTGGGCTTCACCGACGACGACTTCAGGAAGCCCCAGGTGGGCATCGCCTCCACCTGGAGCAACCTGACCCCCTGCAACAGCCATATCGACGAGCTGGCCCGCCGGGCCAGCGACGGCGCCGATGCGGCCGGCGGCAAGGGGGTGATCTTCAACACCATCACCATCTCCGACGGCATCGCCAACGGCACCGAGGGCATGAAGTACTCGCTGGTGTCGCGGGAGGTGATCGCCGACTCCATCGAGACGGTGGCCGGCTGCGAGGGCTTCGACGGCCTGGTGGCCATCGGCGGCTGCGACAAGAACATGCCGGGCTGCCTGATGGGCCTGGCGCGGCTGGATCGCCCCAGCGTCTTCGTCTACGGCGGCACCATCCTGCCCGGCGAGGGCCACACCGACATCGTCTCGGTGTTCGAGGCCATGGGGGCCTACAGCCGTGGCGACCTGGACCTGATCGAGGTGAAGCAGATCGAGGAGACTGCCATTCCCGGTCCCGGCTCCTGCGGGGGCATGTACACCGCCAACACCATGGCCTCGGCCATCGAGGCGCTGGGCATGAGCCTGCCGGGGAGCTCGGCGCAGAATGCCATCTCCCGCGAGAAGAGCGACGACTGCCATGCCGCCGGCGAGGCGGTGCTCGCGCTGCTCGAGCATGACATCAAGCCCTCGGACATCATGACGCGCCAGGCCTTCGAGAATGCCATCACCGTGGTGATCGCCCTGGGCGGCTCCACCAACGCGGTGCTGCACCTCGTCGCCATGGCCAGCACCATCGGCGTCGAGCTCTCCCTCGAGGATTTCACCACCATCGGCAAGCGCGTCCCGGTGGTCGCCGACCTGCGCCCCAGCGGCCACTACATGATGAGCGAGCTGGTGGCGATCGGCGGCATCCAGCCGCTGATGAAGACCCTGCTCGATGCCGGCCTGCTCCACGGCGACTGCCTGACGGTGACCGGTCGCACCCTCGCCGAGAACCTGGCCGACGTCGCCCCGTATCCGGATGACCAGCGGATCATCGCCCCGCTGGACCAGCCCGTGAAGGCCGAGAGCCACCTGCGCATCCTCTTCGGCAACCTGGCGCCGGAAGGGGCGGTGGCCAAGATCACCGGCAAGGAGGGCACGCGCTTCGCAGGCTCCGCCCGGGTGTTCGGCTCCGAGGAGGAGGCCCAGGCGCGCATCAACGATGGCACCGTAGTGGCCGGCGACGTGGTGGTGATCCGCTACGAGGGGCCCAAGGGCGGCCCCGGCATGCGCGAGATGCTCACGCCCACCTCGGCGATCATGGGCCGGGGGCTCGGCAGCGAGGTGGCGCTGATCACCGACGGTCGCTTCTCCGGCGGCAGCCACGGCTTCGTGGTGGGCCACGTGACGCCCGAGGCCTTCGACGGTGGCCCCCTGGCGCTGCTGGAGGACGGCGACCTGATCACCATCGATGCCGAGGCCGACACCATCGACGTCGACCTGCCCGACGAGGAGCTGATCCGCCGTCGCGCCGCCTGGCACCAGCCAGAGCCGCGCTACGCGCGAGGGGTGCTGTCGAAGTACGCCAGGACGGTCAGCTCGGCCTCCACCGGGGCGGTGACCGACCTGCCGGAGTGA
- a CDS encoding HNH endonuclease: MLNIDHRIRQAAFKRLETICREYSGDVPWEEIAEPVRFDDSAFFLASKAIGIFKPKQMPDGILSIKTVVPKHGRINIYSDGASDDGGFWYSLESGGLTKPANRQLIISYERKDPIIYFMGVAPGRYFPLWPCYIDSVDIGNEICHVSMRDQLGVMRNVAEPTASYQVDDIEKRYIIREVKTRVHQAEFRARVMQAYSNRCAMTGLPVLQLLEAAHIIPDNHRASTAEVSNGISLSRLHHRAYDAGLVGIDPDFKVHLNEELLATKDGPLLESMKQLNGQQISLPRNSKQRPNREALELRYQQFLNK; this comes from the coding sequence TTGCTGAATATCGATCACCGTATTCGACAGGCGGCCTTCAAGCGTCTGGAGACAATCTGTCGAGAGTACTCCGGTGACGTCCCCTGGGAAGAAATTGCCGAACCTGTTCGTTTCGACGACAGTGCCTTCTTCCTAGCCAGTAAAGCCATCGGCATCTTCAAGCCCAAGCAGATGCCAGACGGTATCTTGAGCATAAAGACTGTCGTGCCAAAACATGGCCGCATCAACATCTATTCCGATGGAGCGAGCGATGACGGGGGTTTCTGGTATTCGCTTGAGTCAGGAGGGCTCACGAAACCGGCGAATCGTCAGTTGATAATCAGCTACGAACGAAAAGATCCCATCATTTATTTCATGGGAGTCGCACCCGGCCGATATTTTCCTTTATGGCCTTGCTATATCGATAGCGTCGACATAGGTAACGAGATATGTCATGTCAGCATGCGTGATCAACTCGGCGTCATGCGAAATGTGGCTGAGCCAACAGCAAGCTATCAGGTCGATGACATTGAAAAACGCTACATCATCCGTGAGGTAAAGACTCGGGTACACCAGGCCGAATTTCGTGCCAGAGTCATGCAGGCATACTCCAATCGGTGTGCCATGACGGGGCTACCCGTACTTCAGTTGCTTGAGGCAGCCCACATCATCCCCGACAACCACCGCGCCAGCACTGCCGAGGTCAGCAACGGGATCTCGCTGAGTCGCCTACACCACCGAGCCTATGACGCTGGCTTGGTCGGTATCGATCCAGACTTTAAGGTCCATCTCAACGAAGAGTTGCTGGCCACAAAGGACGGCCCACTGCTTGAAAGCATGAAACAGCTCAATGGCCAGCAAATTTCGCTTCCCCGAAATTCTAAGCAAAGGCCCAACAGAGAAGCCCTTGAGCTGCGTTACCAGCAGTTTCTTAACAAGTAG
- a CDS encoding peroxidase-related enzyme (This protein belongs to a clade of uncharacterized proteins related to peroxidases such as the alkylhydroperoxidase AhpD.) — protein MTAPISRFPIPESIHDLPDDIRDAMLAVQEKAGFVPNVFLMLAHRPAEFRAFFAYHDALMERESDTLTKAEKEMIVVATSARNRCLYCVVAHGALVRIYAKDPLLADQVAINHRTAPISERHRVMLDFALYCGLEVGELTDEWEARLKTAGFTQDDIWDIGAITAFFGLSNRLVTLTGTPPNEEFYLMGRVPREK, from the coding sequence ATGACCGCACCGATCAGCCGCTTTCCCATCCCCGAATCGATCCACGACCTGCCCGACGATATCCGCGACGCCATGCTGGCGGTGCAGGAGAAGGCCGGTTTCGTGCCCAACGTCTTCCTGATGCTGGCCCACCGCCCGGCCGAGTTCCGGGCCTTCTTCGCCTACCACGATGCCCTGATGGAGCGGGAGTCCGACACGCTCACCAAGGCCGAGAAGGAGATGATCGTGGTGGCCACCAGCGCCCGCAACCGCTGCCTCTACTGCGTGGTGGCCCACGGTGCCCTGGTGCGCATCTACGCCAAGGACCCGCTGCTCGCCGACCAGGTGGCCATCAACCATCGCACCGCGCCCATCAGCGAGCGCCACCGCGTGATGCTGGACTTCGCCCTCTACTGCGGCCTGGAGGTGGGGGAGCTCACCGACGAGTGGGAGGCACGGCTGAAGACGGCCGGCTTTACCCAGGACGACATCTGGGACATCGGCGCCATCACCGCCTTCTTCGGCCTCTCCAACCGCCTGGTCACCCTGACCGGCACGCCCCCCAACGAGGAGTTCTACCTGATGGGGCGGGTGCCGCGGGAGAAGTGA
- a CDS encoding sensor domain-containing diguanylate cyclase — MFEVKLDDEEGRVRALERLEILDTEEDMAFENVATLVRQVLKVPMSGVSLIDRRRHWFKARRGIGVQEFERELSFCSRTIDQSGALLIPDARSDSLYADHPFVVGDPNIVCYAGVPLTTPDGYNIGSLCVMGTAPREFSSEEVDILSNFAKILIDSIELRQTASSDVLTGAMNRRAWMIQAKSELRRAARYKHPISLAIMDIDKFKSVNDTWGHPAGDIVIAGLANLTMDMVRESDLFGRLGGEEFALLMPETSPDQAEALAERIRSSFEALTIDINKGTSISCTVSIGVTPVGGEDDTLEQMLERADQALYRAKKGGRNRVVFSNE, encoded by the coding sequence ATGTTCGAGGTGAAGCTGGATGATGAAGAGGGTCGAGTCCGGGCCCTGGAGCGGCTTGAGATCCTGGATACCGAAGAGGATATGGCCTTCGAGAACGTGGCCACCCTCGTCCGTCAGGTCCTCAAGGTGCCGATGAGCGGGGTCTCACTGATCGACCGGCGTCGACACTGGTTCAAGGCGAGACGCGGTATTGGCGTGCAGGAGTTCGAGCGCGAACTTTCCTTCTGCTCCAGGACCATCGACCAGTCCGGCGCGCTTCTCATTCCCGATGCTCGGTCAGATTCCCTCTATGCCGATCATCCCTTCGTGGTGGGGGATCCCAATATCGTGTGCTACGCCGGCGTCCCGTTGACCACGCCGGATGGATACAACATCGGCAGCCTGTGCGTGATGGGAACCGCGCCACGTGAGTTCTCGTCCGAAGAAGTGGATATCCTTTCCAATTTCGCAAAGATCCTGATCGACAGCATCGAGCTGCGCCAGACGGCATCGTCGGACGTCCTGACCGGGGCCATGAACCGGCGGGCGTGGATGATCCAGGCGAAATCGGAACTGCGACGTGCTGCAAGGTACAAGCACCCGATTTCCCTGGCCATCATGGACATCGACAAGTTCAAGTCGGTCAACGATACCTGGGGACATCCTGCCGGGGATATCGTCATCGCGGGCCTCGCCAATCTGACCATGGATATGGTTCGCGAGTCCGACCTGTTTGGTCGACTGGGTGGTGAGGAGTTCGCCCTGTTGATGCCGGAAACGTCGCCGGATCAAGCCGAAGCATTGGCTGAACGGATCCGCTCGAGCTTCGAAGCCCTGACGATCGACATCAACAAAGGCACTTCGATCTCCTGCACCGTCAGCATCGGTGTCACTCCCGTCGGCGGGGAAGACGATACGCTCGAGCAGATGCTGGAACGCGCCGACCAGGCGCTGTACCGCGCCAAGAAGGGCGGGCGGAATCGGGTGGTGTTCTCAAACGAGTGA
- a CDS encoding ABC transporter ATP-binding protein, with translation MLTVEDIHTYYGESHALQGVSLEVEAGDVVCLLGRNGAGKSTTLKSIMGVTPPRQGRVVFEGQDIQGMPAHRIARLGIALVPEDRRIFPGLSVYENLEVAMQPGHQGERRWTPERVLDTYPMLAELRHQDGATLSGGQQQMLAIARALVTEPRLLLLDEPNEGLAPVIVHQIGELIDDLASTTTILFTDQSVPFALRHARKAYILQKGQVAYAGTTAELRENPELQERYLSVA, from the coding sequence ATGCTGACAGTCGAGGATATCCACACCTACTACGGCGAGAGCCATGCCCTGCAGGGCGTGAGCCTGGAGGTCGAGGCCGGCGATGTCGTCTGCCTGCTGGGGCGCAACGGCGCCGGCAAGAGCACGACGCTCAAGAGCATCATGGGGGTCACGCCGCCGCGGCAGGGGCGGGTGGTGTTCGAGGGGCAGGACATCCAGGGGATGCCGGCCCACCGCATCGCCCGGCTCGGCATCGCCCTGGTGCCGGAGGACCGGCGCATCTTCCCCGGGCTCAGCGTCTACGAGAACCTGGAGGTGGCGATGCAGCCCGGCCATCAGGGCGAGCGGCGCTGGACGCCTGAGCGGGTGCTCGACACCTACCCGATGCTCGCGGAGCTGCGCCACCAGGACGGCGCCACCCTCTCGGGGGGCCAGCAGCAGATGCTGGCGATCGCCCGGGCGCTGGTCACCGAGCCGCGCCTGCTGCTGCTCGACGAGCCCAACGAGGGGCTGGCGCCGGTCATCGTCCACCAGATCGGCGAGTTGATCGACGACCTGGCGAGCACCACCACCATCCTCTTCACCGACCAGAGCGTGCCCTTCGCGCTGCGCCACGCCCGCAAGGCCTACATCCTGCAGAAGGGGCAGGTCGCCTATGCCGGCACCACCGCCGAGCTGCGCGAGAACCCCGAGCTCCAGGAGCGCTACCTCTCCGTCGCCTGA
- a CDS encoding ABC transporter ATP-binding protein: protein MTEPILSIRDLTKTFGGVHAVDGVSLDVQPQETVALIGPNGAGKTTFYNMISGRMTPTSGSIHFEGDEITGLPPHRISRLGISRSFQITNIFQELSVRQNVEVALTAFHGKALSMLRLASRDREIIDEAYSLLERLGLEALAEQRAGVLSYGDKRLLEIAIVLATRPHLVLLDEPTAGMTPEETRHVTHLIRKLADSGDYTFLVTEHDMSVVFGLADRILVMHRGQRLAEGTPEEIRNDPEVKRAYLGEEEEEAAS from the coding sequence ATGACCGAACCCATTCTCTCGATCCGCGACCTGACCAAGACCTTTGGCGGCGTGCACGCCGTCGACGGGGTCTCCCTCGACGTGCAGCCGCAGGAGACCGTGGCCCTGATCGGGCCCAACGGCGCGGGCAAGACGACCTTCTACAACATGATCTCGGGGCGCATGACGCCGACCTCGGGGAGCATCCACTTCGAGGGCGACGAGATCACCGGGCTGCCCCCGCACCGCATCAGCCGGCTGGGCATCTCCCGCTCCTTCCAGATCACCAACATCTTCCAGGAGCTCTCGGTGCGCCAGAACGTCGAGGTCGCGCTGACCGCCTTCCACGGCAAGGCGCTGTCGATGCTGCGACTGGCCTCTCGCGACCGCGAGATCATCGACGAGGCCTACAGCCTGCTCGAACGGCTGGGGCTCGAGGCCCTGGCGGAGCAGCGCGCCGGCGTGCTCAGCTACGGCGACAAGCGGCTCCTCGAGATCGCCATCGTGCTGGCGACCCGCCCGCACCTGGTGCTGCTCGACGAGCCCACGGCGGGCATGACCCCGGAGGAGACCCGGCATGTCACCCACCTGATCCGCAAGCTGGCCGACTCCGGCGACTACACCTTCCTCGTCACCGAGCACGACATGAGCGTGGTGTTCGGCCTGGCCGACCGCATCCTGGTGATGCACCGCGGCCAGCGGCTGGCGGAGGGCACGCCCGAGGAGATCCGTAACGACCCCGAGGTGAAGCGCGCCTATCTCGGCGAGGAAGAAGAGGAGGCGGCATCCTGA